One genomic segment of Amycolatopsis sp. WQ 127309 includes these proteins:
- a CDS encoding ATP-binding cassette domain-containing protein produces MSEPILEIKGLNKSFGPVHVLHDVDFDVRAGEVTALVGDNGAGKSTLVKCIAGIHPYDSGAVRFNGQDAHIRGPKDAADLGIEVVYQDLALADNLDIVQNMFLGRERGNSWKLDEASMEKAARETLASLSVRTVKSVRTPVSSLSGGQRQTVAIAKSVLWNSKVVVLDEPTAALGVAQTRQVLDLVRRLAEQGLGVVLISHNMADVFEVADRISVLYLGRLVAEVHTKDVSHGQIVELITAGRSGDLGLARPEAVVL; encoded by the coding sequence ATGAGTGAGCCCATCCTCGAGATCAAGGGCCTGAACAAGAGCTTCGGCCCCGTCCACGTCCTCCACGACGTGGACTTCGACGTGCGTGCGGGCGAAGTGACCGCCCTGGTCGGCGACAACGGCGCCGGCAAGTCGACCCTCGTCAAGTGCATCGCCGGTATCCACCCGTACGACTCGGGGGCCGTGCGGTTCAACGGGCAGGACGCCCACATCCGCGGGCCCAAGGACGCGGCCGACCTCGGCATCGAGGTCGTCTACCAGGACCTGGCGCTCGCGGACAACCTCGACATCGTCCAGAACATGTTCCTCGGCCGTGAGCGCGGGAACAGCTGGAAGCTGGACGAAGCCAGCATGGAGAAAGCCGCTCGCGAGACGCTGGCCTCCCTGTCGGTGCGGACCGTGAAGTCGGTCCGGACGCCGGTCTCCTCGCTGTCCGGTGGTCAGCGCCAGACCGTGGCCATCGCGAAGTCGGTGCTGTGGAACAGCAAGGTCGTCGTGCTGGACGAGCCGACCGCCGCGCTCGGCGTCGCGCAGACCCGGCAGGTGCTGGACCTGGTCCGCCGGCTGGCCGAGCAGGGCCTCGGCGTGGTGCTGATCAGCCACAACATGGCCGACGTGTTCGAGGTCGCCGACCGCATCTCGGTGCTGTACCTCGGCCGCCTCGTCGCCGAGGTGCACACGAAGGACGTCAGCCACGGCCAGATCGTGGAACTGATCACCGCGGGTCGCTCCGGTGACCTCGGCCTGGCCCGGCCCGAAGCCGTGGTCCTGTGA
- a CDS encoding VOC family protein: protein MRIKHQVVTFDAADLAAESRFWAGVLDGEVDEDGDWHMVLVAGAPRVGVQLAPDHTPPQWPDGPAKQQVHLDLWVEDFPEAHEQVTALGATVLKPAAGNPSGDDYQVYADPAGHPFCLCWLVAEQPG, encoded by the coding sequence ATGCGAATCAAGCACCAGGTGGTCACGTTCGACGCGGCGGACCTCGCGGCCGAGAGCCGGTTCTGGGCGGGCGTGCTCGACGGCGAGGTGGACGAGGACGGCGACTGGCACATGGTGCTGGTGGCCGGCGCCCCGCGGGTCGGCGTGCAGCTCGCCCCCGATCACACGCCGCCGCAGTGGCCGGACGGCCCGGCGAAGCAGCAGGTGCACCTCGACCTGTGGGTCGAGGACTTCCCCGAGGCGCACGAGCAGGTCACGGCCCTCGGCGCGACGGTGCTGAAGCCGGCCGCCGGAAACCCGTCCGGAGACGACTACCAGGTGTACGCCGACCCGGCCGGGCACCCGTTCTGCCTGTGCTGGCTGGTCGCCGAGCAGCCCGGCTGA
- a CDS encoding sugar ABC transporter substrate-binding protein, with product MRSRTLTLLAATVSTGLVLSACGANSSDSGGAGSSSASSSAPAAAGGASGKVGVILPETATSARWEAFDKPMLQAALTAQGFEADIQNAQGDAQKFSTLADGFISSGVKALIIAPSDPAVGAAVEAKAKGAGIPVIDYDRPSLGGSADYYVSFDNEKVGQLQGQGLADKLKATPGAQVIQIEGAPTDNNATLFTAGQDSVLKPLFTSGALKLVQKQPINDWDNQLGGTTFEQILQGNGGKVDGVVAANDGLAGAVITILKKNGLNGKVPVTGQDATADGLMAIMRGDQYLTIFKPIKEEAEATAKLAAALAKGDTAGADAIATGKLHDPKNNRDIKSVLLTPTLILEKDIKTVVTQGYVKASEICGGDLAAKCTSLGIS from the coding sequence ATGCGCAGCAGAACCCTTACCCTCCTCGCCGCCACGGTGAGCACCGGCTTGGTGCTCTCCGCGTGTGGTGCAAACAGTTCGGACAGCGGGGGCGCGGGGAGCAGCTCCGCCTCGTCGTCCGCTCCGGCCGCCGCGGGCGGCGCCAGCGGCAAGGTCGGTGTCATCCTGCCGGAGACCGCCACCTCGGCCCGCTGGGAAGCCTTCGACAAGCCGATGCTGCAGGCCGCTCTCACGGCGCAGGGCTTCGAAGCCGACATCCAGAACGCCCAGGGTGACGCCCAGAAGTTCTCCACCCTGGCCGACGGCTTCATCAGCTCCGGTGTCAAGGCCCTGATCATCGCCCCGTCCGACCCGGCCGTCGGTGCCGCCGTCGAGGCGAAGGCGAAGGGCGCCGGCATCCCGGTCATCGACTACGACCGGCCGAGCCTCGGCGGTTCCGCCGACTACTACGTCTCGTTCGACAACGAGAAGGTCGGCCAGCTGCAGGGCCAGGGCCTCGCGGACAAGCTGAAGGCCACCCCGGGCGCGCAGGTCATCCAGATCGAGGGTGCCCCGACCGACAACAACGCGACGCTGTTCACGGCCGGCCAGGACTCCGTCCTCAAGCCGCTGTTCACCAGTGGTGCGCTGAAGCTGGTCCAGAAGCAGCCGATCAACGACTGGGACAACCAGCTCGGCGGCACGACCTTCGAGCAGATCCTGCAGGGCAACGGCGGCAAGGTCGACGGCGTCGTGGCGGCGAACGACGGCCTGGCCGGCGCGGTCATCACGATCCTCAAGAAGAACGGCCTCAACGGCAAGGTCCCGGTCACGGGCCAGGACGCCACCGCGGACGGCCTCATGGCCATCATGCGCGGCGACCAGTACCTGACCATCTTCAAGCCGATCAAGGAAGAGGCCGAGGCCACCGCCAAGCTGGCCGCCGCCCTGGCCAAGGGTGACACCGCCGGTGCGGACGCGATCGCGACGGGCAAGCTCCACGACCCGAAGAACAACCGCGACATCAAGTCCGTGCTGCTCACGCCGACCCTGATCCTGGAGAAGGACATCAAGACCGTCGTGACCCAGGGCTACGTCAAGGCCAGCGAGATCTGCGGTGGCGACCTCGCCGCCAAGTGCACCTCGCTCGGCATCTCCTGA
- a CDS encoding ROK family transcriptional regulator translates to MIKPVSSSPVARPDEVRRHNRTTLLRLLHVGGPSTRATLAAELGLNRSTIKTLVDGLAEAGVVEEKVPRPGRGAGRPSLLVLPQPHAAVVLAVDLQVEHVAIALVGLGGQILGRNSWNLRGRMNRPEEVITHVIESATVLAGDLDVSPVAVGVSVPGVVRRADGYVHEAPNLRWTDVALGERLGGVLQIPILVGNDAELGAVAEHLRGAARGSSDMVYISADVGVGGGVIAEGAALRGGAGYVGEIGHMVIRPGGRPCYCGSSGCWETEVGEAALCRALGLAEDTPRGAILFELRELGRDSEAAMTRLAEFAEWLTLGLINVVNLLGPQLVILGDLLTVLPEAVLRHVGAEVRRRSLVSRAVGGTRIISSALGADVKLLGAAEVAFEVVLDSV, encoded by the coding sequence ATGATCAAGCCCGTGTCCAGCTCACCCGTCGCGCGACCGGACGAGGTGCGCCGGCACAACCGCACGACCCTGCTCCGCCTGCTGCACGTCGGCGGGCCGAGCACCCGGGCGACCCTGGCCGCCGAGCTGGGGCTCAACCGGAGCACGATCAAGACCCTCGTCGACGGGCTGGCGGAAGCCGGTGTCGTCGAGGAGAAGGTGCCGAGGCCGGGACGAGGGGCGGGCCGCCCCTCGCTCCTGGTCCTGCCCCAGCCGCACGCGGCGGTCGTGCTCGCGGTCGACCTGCAGGTCGAGCACGTCGCGATCGCGCTCGTGGGGCTGGGCGGCCAGATCCTGGGCCGCAACAGCTGGAACCTGCGGGGCCGGATGAACCGGCCCGAAGAGGTCATCACCCACGTCATCGAGTCGGCGACCGTCCTGGCCGGCGACCTCGACGTGAGCCCGGTGGCGGTCGGGGTGTCGGTCCCGGGCGTCGTCCGGCGCGCGGACGGGTACGTGCACGAGGCACCCAACCTGCGCTGGACCGACGTCGCGCTCGGCGAGCGGCTGGGCGGTGTCCTGCAGATCCCGATCCTGGTTGGCAACGACGCCGAGCTCGGCGCGGTCGCCGAACACCTGCGCGGAGCGGCCCGCGGGTCCTCCGACATGGTGTACATCTCGGCGGACGTCGGGGTCGGCGGCGGCGTCATCGCCGAAGGCGCGGCCCTGCGGGGCGGCGCGGGCTACGTCGGCGAGATCGGGCACATGGTGATCCGGCCCGGCGGGCGCCCCTGCTACTGCGGCAGCAGCGGCTGCTGGGAGACCGAGGTCGGCGAGGCCGCGTTGTGCCGGGCGCTCGGGCTGGCCGAAGACACCCCGCGCGGCGCGATCCTGTTCGAGCTGCGCGAGCTCGGCCGGGACTCCGAAGCGGCGATGACGCGGCTCGCGGAGTTCGCCGAGTGGCTGACCCTCGGGCTGATCAACGTCGTCAACCTGCTCGGGCCGCAGCTGGTGATCCTCGGCGACCTGCTGACGGTGCTGCCGGAGGCGGTCCTGCGGCACGTCGGCGCGGAGGTGCGCCGGCGCAGCCTGGTGAGCCGGGCGGTCGGCGGCACGCGGATCATCAGCTCGGCACTGGGCGCCGACGTGAAGCTCTTGGGCGCCGCCGAAGTCGCGTTCGAAGTCGTGCTGGATTCTGTCTGA
- a CDS encoding DMT family transporter, protein MYAGAAIAVDLFGHATPAGVAWLRCLGAAVVLLAWRRPPRAAWRGRRLLLACVFGIVTAGMNVLFYEAIARLPLGTVVALEFAGPVVVAAAGSRTRRDVLALLLVVAGVVAIADVRLSGSALGVLFALAAAAAWAGYILIGKRVATDGDGIDSLAIGFAAATVVLSPLAFGTGEVWSSPRMLLLGIGVGVLSTVVPYALDQVVLRRLGQARFAVLLALLPVTAGVTGFLLLHQVPTLPEALGTLAVVAGVALRRREAPSRPSPEPPG, encoded by the coding sequence ATGTACGCCGGAGCGGCCATCGCGGTCGATCTTTTCGGCCACGCGACGCCGGCCGGGGTGGCCTGGCTGCGGTGCCTGGGCGCGGCGGTGGTGCTGCTGGCCTGGCGGCGGCCGCCGCGCGCGGCCTGGCGGGGCCGGCGGCTGCTGCTGGCGTGCGTCTTCGGGATCGTGACCGCGGGCATGAACGTGCTGTTCTACGAGGCGATCGCCCGGCTCCCGCTGGGCACGGTCGTCGCGCTGGAGTTCGCCGGGCCCGTGGTGGTGGCCGCCGCGGGCTCCCGCACCCGGCGCGACGTGCTGGCCCTGCTGCTGGTGGTCGCCGGGGTGGTGGCGATCGCCGACGTCCGGCTGTCCGGCAGTGCCCTGGGCGTGCTGTTCGCCCTGGCCGCGGCGGCCGCGTGGGCGGGCTACATCCTGATCGGCAAGCGGGTGGCGACCGACGGCGACGGCATCGACAGCCTCGCGATCGGCTTCGCCGCGGCGACGGTCGTGCTCTCGCCCCTGGCGTTCGGCACGGGAGAAGTGTGGTCTTCGCCACGCATGCTCCTGCTGGGCATCGGCGTGGGCGTGCTGTCGACGGTGGTGCCGTACGCGCTCGACCAGGTGGTCCTGCGCCGCCTGGGCCAGGCCCGGTTCGCGGTGCTGCTGGCCCTGCTCCCGGTGACGGCGGGCGTGACGGGCTTCCTGCTGCTGCACCAGGTGCCGACCCTGCCGGAGGCACTGGGGACCCTGGCGGTGGTGGCCGGCGTGGCCCTGCGGCGACGTGAGGCCCCTTCCCGGCCGTCCCCGGAGCCGCCGGGCTAG
- a CDS encoding sugar ABC transporter permease, giving the protein MTETPAKHEVGSPADALAQTQNPTAAITDFGIDTTSMSTGEALRDYFARIRAGELGSLPSLFGLLVLVILFSALSDNFFTLSNIANVFPQGAGVIIIAMGIVFVLLLGEIDLAAGVASGTAASVMALHYVHAGNLLGTLGSGVFITFIAVLAVAMLLSAYQRIWAGAVLSLIGLLLVAVGVPANAWLEILLAICVGTAIGCITGFLVSKIGMPSFVVTLALFIVWQGVLLQFIGEGGTIGITNSDTLYKIANGNLNILGSWIFFLVAAGGFAVITLISHFKRLQRGLVVQPTALVLVKVGALVVLSAVGTWLLTINRSPNKAVVTIEGVPYVIPIMLVLLVAGTYVLNKTKYGRYVYAVGGNKEAARRAGIDVPKIRASVFVIGSAIAAIGGIVAASKVGSVSPQSGGLNTLLYSVGAAVIGGTSLFGGKGRVADAVVGGLVIAVVINGLGLLKQPAAVVNIITGLVLLLAATVDALSRRRAAASTR; this is encoded by the coding sequence ATGACTGAAACCCCTGCCAAGCACGAAGTCGGCTCACCCGCCGACGCGCTCGCGCAGACCCAGAACCCCACCGCGGCGATCACCGACTTCGGCATCGACACGACATCGATGTCAACCGGTGAAGCGCTTCGCGACTACTTCGCCCGCATCCGGGCCGGTGAGCTCGGCTCGCTGCCGTCGCTGTTCGGCCTGCTCGTGCTGGTCATCCTGTTCAGCGCGCTGTCGGACAACTTCTTCACCCTGTCCAACATCGCCAACGTGTTCCCGCAGGGCGCGGGCGTGATCATCATCGCGATGGGCATCGTCTTCGTCCTGCTGCTCGGCGAGATCGACCTCGCCGCCGGTGTGGCCTCCGGCACCGCCGCGTCGGTGATGGCGCTGCACTACGTGCACGCCGGAAACCTGCTGGGCACCTTGGGCTCCGGCGTGTTCATCACGTTCATCGCGGTCCTCGCCGTGGCCATGCTGCTGTCGGCCTACCAGCGGATCTGGGCCGGCGCCGTGCTGTCGCTGATCGGCTTGCTGCTCGTCGCGGTCGGCGTCCCGGCCAACGCCTGGCTCGAGATCCTGCTGGCCATCTGCGTCGGCACCGCGATCGGCTGCATCACCGGCTTCCTCGTCTCGAAGATCGGCATGCCGTCCTTCGTCGTGACGCTGGCGTTGTTCATCGTGTGGCAGGGCGTCCTGCTGCAGTTCATCGGTGAAGGCGGCACGATCGGCATCACCAACTCGGACACCCTGTACAAGATCGCCAACGGCAACCTGAACATCCTCGGCAGCTGGATCTTCTTCCTCGTCGCCGCGGGCGGGTTCGCCGTGATCACGCTGATCAGCCACTTCAAGCGGCTCCAGCGCGGCCTGGTCGTGCAGCCGACGGCGCTGGTGCTGGTCAAGGTCGGCGCGCTCGTCGTGCTGTCGGCGGTGGGCACCTGGCTGCTGACGATCAACCGCTCGCCGAACAAGGCCGTCGTCACGATCGAGGGCGTCCCGTACGTCATCCCGATCATGCTGGTGCTGCTGGTGGCCGGGACCTACGTGCTCAACAAGACCAAGTACGGCCGGTACGTGTACGCGGTCGGCGGCAACAAGGAAGCCGCCCGTCGCGCCGGTATCGACGTGCCGAAGATCCGGGCGAGCGTGTTCGTCATCGGCTCGGCGATCGCGGCCATCGGCGGCATCGTCGCCGCGTCGAAGGTCGGTTCGGTCAGCCCGCAGTCCGGTGGCCTCAACACGCTGCTGTACTCGGTCGGTGCGGCCGTCATCGGCGGCACGTCGCTGTTCGGCGGCAAGGGCCGGGTGGCCGACGCCGTCGTCGGTGGCCTGGTCATCGCGGTGGTCATCAACGGCCTGGGCCTGCTCAAGCAGCCGGCCGCGGTGGTCAACATCATCACCGGCCTGGTCCTCCTGCTCGCCGCCACGGTCGACGCGCTGTCGCGGCGCCGCGCGGCTGCGTCGACGCGCTGA
- a CDS encoding amino acid permease, translated as MDEVLKRQDSGELKRRLRGRDLIGFGIGIIIGTGIFTLAGVEAKTHAGPAVTLSFVLGAAVAGLAALCYAELASSVPTAGSAYTYAFATLGEIFAWIIGWDLLLEFALGAAVVARGWSGYLANLLGLSPDWFGEDAKVNVGAVAIIAVLTVVAVLGIKESAWLTNLLVCVKVAVCVLVLAVGLFFVKGSNLTPFIPTAKPPEGGSSVLEQPIVQAALGLEQSVYGIAGMITAAAVVFFAYTGFEALANLGEETLNPKKDLRVGILGALAVCAVLYIGVSIVLTGMIPFTDIDTGAPLADAFDKVGQHWVGALISLGAVTGLTSVMMVELVTIGRIGFAMGRDGLLPKKLGTAHPKWGTPHRMTIGGAVLIAVLAAFIPISELADMVSIGALSAMIIVAVAVPVLRRRRPDLDRPFTVPFSPVIPIVAAAACFYLMLNLNVLTWIRFAVWLALGLVIYFTYGRRHSRFAPGNADRDPDVNPTKTE; from the coding sequence GTGGACGAGGTCCTGAAGCGCCAGGACTCGGGTGAGCTCAAACGGCGGCTGCGCGGCCGCGACCTGATCGGGTTCGGCATCGGGATCATCATCGGGACCGGCATCTTCACCCTCGCGGGCGTCGAGGCGAAGACGCACGCCGGGCCGGCGGTGACGCTCTCGTTCGTGCTCGGCGCCGCCGTCGCCGGGCTGGCGGCGCTCTGCTACGCCGAGCTCGCGTCGAGCGTCCCGACGGCGGGAAGCGCCTACACGTACGCCTTCGCCACGCTCGGCGAGATCTTCGCCTGGATCATCGGCTGGGACCTGCTGCTCGAGTTCGCGCTCGGCGCCGCCGTGGTCGCCCGCGGCTGGTCCGGCTACCTGGCGAACCTGCTCGGGCTGTCGCCGGACTGGTTCGGCGAGGACGCGAAGGTCAACGTCGGCGCCGTCGCCATCATCGCCGTGCTGACCGTGGTCGCCGTGCTGGGGATCAAGGAGTCGGCCTGGCTGACTAACCTCCTGGTGTGCGTGAAGGTCGCCGTCTGCGTCCTGGTCCTCGCCGTGGGCCTGTTCTTCGTCAAGGGCTCGAACCTGACGCCGTTCATCCCGACGGCGAAGCCGCCCGAGGGCGGGTCGAGCGTGCTGGAGCAGCCGATCGTGCAGGCGGCGCTCGGCCTGGAGCAGTCCGTGTACGGCATCGCCGGCATGATCACCGCCGCCGCCGTGGTCTTCTTCGCCTACACCGGCTTCGAAGCGCTCGCGAACCTCGGCGAGGAGACGCTGAACCCGAAGAAGGACCTGCGGGTCGGCATCCTCGGCGCGCTGGCCGTCTGCGCGGTGCTCTACATCGGCGTCTCGATCGTCCTCACCGGGATGATCCCCTTCACCGACATCGACACGGGCGCGCCGCTGGCCGACGCGTTCGACAAGGTCGGCCAGCACTGGGTCGGCGCGCTCATCTCGCTCGGCGCGGTGACCGGCCTGACGTCGGTGATGATGGTGGAGCTGGTCACGATCGGCCGGATCGGCTTCGCGATGGGCCGCGACGGCCTGCTGCCCAAGAAGCTCGGCACCGCGCACCCGAAGTGGGGCACCCCGCACCGGATGACCATCGGCGGGGCGGTGCTGATCGCCGTGCTGGCCGCGTTCATCCCGATCTCCGAGCTGGCCGACATGGTGAGCATCGGCGCGCTGTCGGCGATGATCATCGTCGCGGTGGCCGTCCCGGTGCTGCGCCGCCGGCGACCCGACCTGGACCGGCCGTTCACCGTGCCGTTCTCGCCGGTGATCCCGATCGTCGCGGCGGCGGCGTGCTTCTACCTGATGCTGAACCTGAACGTGCTGACGTGGATCCGGTTCGCGGTCTGGCTGGCGCTCGGGCTGGTCATCTACTTCACCTACGGCCGCCGCCACTCCCGCTTCGCGCCCGGGAACGCCGACCGTGATCCCGACGTCAATCCCACGAAGACGGAGTGA